AAAGGTTTATGTatcaacattaataaaaaaagatgatgCATAtggacaaaaaacaaaagaagatcAAGGAAACATAATTGCACTGGTGGAGCTTCTTGGAAGGCTCCTTAACAACAAATATCACTTAAAAAACAGAACTTCTGTAAGAACGAGACTAATAAAGAGAATAAATATGGAGTCAGTTATTGTTTttatccagatttttttttcatgtgtttttgGGCTTACACAGGACAAAAGTTCATTGCAGCTTAAACCTTAACAGCATATTGATGATGGCTGGGTTCTTCTATGACAAACAGAAATATCTCAGGATTAGATAAAGGAAAGGTCCTATTCTTCTTCTTGACTAGAAGAGAGACCAAGAGTCCAGCTGGAATTATCATGCGGACTGTACTTACAAGCTACTTTAAAAGTCCTCAATTTCTTTGCAAACACTATGCTAACATCAACTACACAAGCTCCATTCCCTCCATCCATTGCACAGATGTCTTCCAAAGCTTGTATGCTCAAATGCTTGCCGGCCTAGCTGACCGGCTTGCCATCTTTCAGATAGGTTCAACTTTTGCACCAATCTTTCGCCAGGCTATCCACTTCCTCAAGCGTCATTATCAGGAACTTGCAGCAGATATTGAGCATGGGACAGTGAATCCACAAGTCACTGACACAGCAGTTAGAGCAGCATTAGGAAACGCTCTGACCCCTGACCCAGAAAATGCAGAACACGTAAGGAAGGAATGTTCAAGTGGGGTTTTTCAGGGTATCATAAGGAGGATTTGGCCAAATACAAAATTCTTGGATCTTATAGTGACAGGACCAATGGCACAATATATTCCAAGCTTGAATTTCTACAGTGGGGACTTGCCTTTGACCAGCACTCCCTATGGATCATCAGAGTGCTTCTTTGGGTTAACCTTATGCCCTTTTACTAAGCCTGATGACATTGCCTACACCATTATGCTAACATGGCCTACTTTGAGTTTTTGCCTGTCAAGCCTGCATATGATATTGGCTCACGTGGAGGATGGAAAAGAGTATGAGCTCATGGTGACCACTTACTTTGGTAAAAGTTTATATAGCTTTATTCAGTCACATGGCTGTGTGTGTTTCTGCATTTTCCTCTACGTATTTATGTGCAAGATTGCCATCTAGTCTTGGGAACAACAATATTGAGAATTGATGgctttgataaaacatgaatcaTATGAGGGAGTGTCCTTTAGTTTCATCAAGATTTGACCTAACACACATCCACACAAGAATACATgcatacgcacacacacatatataataacTCTGTCATTTCCTCCCTAATGTAACTACTAGCTGAGGCTTTTGGctatcttatttttaaaatgataaatGTACATGCCCAGGTCCTTGTTCTTCTACCAGATACAGACGATTCAACTATGTTTCCTTTCCCGAAAATAGGATCTAGTGAGTATAGAGTATTTATAACAATTTTAGGTTGtttattatgaaattttacaagaacTTGTATGCGATTCATAGTCAAGCAATCTAACATTTCTGTCGAAGACATTTAATAGTGTAAGTGATAGAGAACCCTCATTGATTTACAGTCTTCTGTAAGCAAGTTAACAATATGGATATGATGCTTTAATTGTTCTGTCGTACAAAATATGTTAGGGCCAAGAGTTTGATTCCTAAAGCTAAGGATTTCATTAAATTGTAAAAATACCAAAGCAAGAGATTCACCATATGTAACATAAGTTATCCTATAGATGGATCGAATGAAAATCATGCTAAAGCATGTCTGGATTTGCCTCGAACATAAATTATGAGACTgatctcactttctctctctttatatatatatatatatatatatatatatatatatacatttcaaAGGCAAAATACTGAGTAGCTGTTCCTATACATGACAGCCTATGAACCCCAACAGTGTTGACCAACCGTCTCTAAGTAGGATCACCATGTCATTGGAAAAAAGTGACTGCCGTCCATTGGTGGGTTTTTTTATGTTCTGTTTTATAAGAAGCACAAACTTAGATTAGTTAAGTTtgatatgtatgtatgtttatGAAGAAGTGAAAGCATTATAGTTGTTCATTTTGCAAAAATGGTGAAGGAAGCAAGTGTTTTGGCTGAGCTAATTTGATCTATGTTTTACCTTTATGAAAATACGCATTGATGAATCAATTAGAAGCTTAGATTTGAGAAAAAGTTTAATTGTGCTCACCTAGAAATGGCCCAACTTAAATGCGTTAGGCCAAGGATAGCCAGTTAAACTCAATTAGTGGTCTTCGTGCTGTAGTTTGACCACCAGCTTGGCAACCATGCCTTTCCCCATGACCAATGACAAATTTGACAATTTGCATCTATTGGAACAACCACATGCCCTTTCTCAAAACATTCTCCATTGTTTTTTTACGATCCACTTTATAGATGTAGTTATTAATCATATCCAAGAGATGAACATATATAGATAGATGAAGCCATGCAAACAAGTGATTAATGTTTTTTCCTCATTGCTCACGAGATAATTTCTTTTCCTCATGCCACACTAGGTCTTTACCGATATAAGATTGGGGACGTACTAAGAGTTGCCAACTTCTACAACAAAGCTCCCCAATTCCACATTGTTGGTCGGAAAAATGTTTGCCTTAGCATTGATGTGGACAAAACGGAAGAGACAGAGTTACAGAAGGCCATAGCGGCATCTGAACTTGCTCACCTTAGGCCACATAATGCAAGAGTTCTTGACTACAGTTGTTATACTGATGTTAAGACAATTCCAGGGCATTATGTTATTTACTGTGAACTTTCTCCAATCAATCATAGTGAGAACTCTTCATTCTCACGGGTAATCGACCAATGCTGTCTCACTATCGAACAGTCACTAAATTCTGTTTACAGAACCCTGAATGCCTATTACAAAACAATAGGACCATTGGAAATCAAGCTTGTGAAAGATGGTGCATTCCATGAAGTAATGGACCATGCTACAGCTAGAAGTGCTTCTGCTGCACATTTTATATTGGAGATATTGGAGGCGAGGGTTGTGTCAACTCATTTTAGTCCAGGTGTTCCAAGTTGGTAGCCATGACCGCAGCAGAAGATGGCTTCAATCGGATAAGCTCAAGCTTCTGGGAGGAGATCTACTTGCATTATATTTTGTCTGCACGTCTGTATGTGTTGTACACAACTGTCTGGTGCTTCTATCTATAAATGAACATGGACATCTTCCCTTCTTAGCCGCgcacatatatgcacatataagaaaatattcaaaatacTGCCCACCAAATTGGTAGCCACGTCCGTTCAGTGATAGAGCATGCGCAGCTTCATATTTAAAGCTAGAATGAGAAAATGAACGAAAAACGTTCAATCTCGTAGGGGACTGCCTCAATGATGGTTAGGCAGAAccctttaacttttttttattttttattttgtctattttaaaatttttatttcatttcacagaaatatacataaatataaaaatcattcaatttcaatGAAAAGTAGCAGCATTTCTTTGGTGACACATTTTctggattttaaattcaattcGACCTTTTAGCAAAATCCACTTGAATACCTTACTATTTTGCCAATTTGCTAcgattataattttttaatattatcaatattaaaaaattatagttaatattttcttaaatttacaTAAAGCCATTAGTTTATTGTTTTGATTTAAAGAAGTAtagttaatatttatttttaaattcttttagaagtTGATTAGaggttttctgaaattttagaaagttgaAAGGGTCCactttattgttattttatttctagTGGACTAATTTTGTAAAGTTGTCAACACACCCTAATcacttttaatatgagattagggttacgtgaatgAGAATCTGaatgtttcctctctttctctctccctccctctttctctctctctctctctcttgttcctctcttcctccctattgaacatggtatcagagcaacgGGCCTAGGGCTGTAAGATCAAGGGTTCCACGCTCCTTCCTTCCTATCCTCCTTTCTCATCTCTCCTGTCAAGCTAGGGTTTCACATCTGAAATTCCTCTTGATTACAAAAGAAGCAATCAGACTGGTTAGTGgaaaggggctaatcacgtttaacatgtagaGACGTGATTAGCACCCTAGTGCGGCTGTTGAAGACGTTAagctgcagaaaaaaaaaaatctgatgtcGTTGTGTATGTTGTTGCCATGGAAGAAGATCAGACCATCGACAACGGTATGCTGATCAAATCTGATGTCGTGTATGTTGCTGCCGTGGAAGAAGGTCCATTGACAAGGGTGTGCTGATTTGCTCGGTTGGGTGCTGCCTCATGGATCTTCGCATTTAGAGTTGGAAGAAGAGCTTTGTAATATACGGCAACGTCATCAATATctatcacaatattttgctacGTTGACTGTTGCATATGAGAGGTTAAAAGCTCTTCGCCCATCATGCAAGCACTGCTATGCATCTCATTTTGAAACTggtatggtggcaaagtttCTATCTGGGTTATCTTCAGAgtactctgtggcaaagtctcaaatccTCACAGGCAGTGATCTTCCAGACTTAGCAGACAcatataataggctgagtcgccTTGCTGTCACTCTTTCTCAGTCTACACATAATACACGAGTCTTTGCACTTGTGACATCAGGAGGACGGGGCCATAGTTCTTTTACTAGCACGAGAGGACGTGGCACAGGCCATGGTGCAGGACGTGGCAGAATTTAGTTCTCTTATTGTGCCAAGCTAGGTCATTTGGAGGACCGATGTTGGGATAAGCATCCTCATCTTCGTTCTGGTGGGTCATTAGGCCGTGGTGGAGGGAGAACCATTATAGGAAAGGGGCCTTCTTCGTCCAATGCAACTTCCTCACAGGCTACAGCTTCTATGGTTGAGTCCCCTACCTCTGCTCCATCATACTTACTCAACTTAAGTAAGAAGGAATATGATCtagttcttgctcagaggtccTCCCCTGCATCTACTAGCACTGTTGCAGTAGAGTCGGCTTTCACTGTTGGTGCCCCTACAACTGACCCAGGTATGATATAGATGATCGACTCAGGAGCTTCTaggcattgttgtaatcagccGCATATGTTTTTATCATTAACCAGGTTCACTACACCACAACACGTCAGATTGGCTGATGGCAAATTATCACCTATTATGGGGTGCGGGATATCTACCTTACATTTTTGGGCaccattacacatgtgctatatgctcctaAATTTCCTATTAATCTGTTATTTgttaagcaattggctagagaCTTACAACATAGAGTCATttttttatcctggttcatgttcttttcaggacttacaaactgggaagacgattggtagCGGCCATGAATGGGAGGGACTCTACTTTCTGTCTATTCCAGTCAATGTTGCTGTATCATCATTCACATCGAAGCCGACTCCTctgcagtggcatctcagactgggtcatccctCTGTGTCCAAACTTCGTCGCATTCtttccagatattcctgcatcagagtcttTCCTACGTGAAGCATGCCAattaggcaagcatacacgtagtagttttccCTCGAGTTAGAGTCTTTTTAATCTatttcatgttgatgtttggggtccaagtCGGGTTTCTTTTCGTTCGCGTTTTTGGTAttaccttgttttggttgatgattttaccaGAGTCAGTTGAGTATTTTTGTTACGAGAAAGGTTTGAAGTCATTTGTATTCTTTAGAgatttatcaaggaaataaaaactcagtttggttccattgtaaaaaatattcgcactaataatgctcttgaatttaaatattCTGTtatacttcaattttatgccaatcatgggatgaccacaatatacatgtccccacacgtcccaacaaaatggtgttgcagAACGTAAACATTGTCAGCTTATAAATGTGGCTCATACCCTCATGTTGCACACTCATATGCCCGCCtacttttggggtgatgctattcttacaGCTTGCTATCTTACTAACTGATTGCCCTCATCTGCCATTCAGGAATGCATCCCCATCCAATTACTATACccagatcgaccattatttcatatacctcccaaagtatttggatgcacctgCTTTGTACACATCTTAGGCCCAAATAGAAACAAACTTGCTGGCTAGACTATtaaatgtgtgttcattggttattctgccaatcaaaaagggCATTGGTGCTTTGATCCCcataccaagaaagagattgtcagtgtggatgttacattctttgagtctcgtccatACGTTTCCACTTTGTGTTCTACCATGTTTGAGCATCCAGTTTCtattcctcttcctattcccccAATTTCACTTGAGTCTTTGCCTTCTTCTCCACTGTCATCTTGTGATAGTTTCTGTGATCCTCCCCTTGTCTATACTCGTCGTCAAAGTCCCTCTCCCAACCATCCACCAgcatcttctcatgaggtaagtTCCACTGATAAGATTGACCCAGGTAAAAATGATGAGTTCTCAGGAGATGATCTACGAATCGCCATTCGCAAGGGCCGACGACAGTGCACCATGCACCCGATCTCTAACTCTATTTCTATAAATcatttgagtacaagtttggtgcaatTTGATCGAGCTATGTCTAGTCACACTATCCCATCATCTCACCAGCAAGCCTTGTTAGATTCTCAATGGAAgcaagctatgcaggaggaaatggatcttctctctcgggagacttgggacttggtggaTCCCCCAttagattgtgatgttgttggcTCGAAATGGATATTCACTATCAAATATTATTCTGATGGTTCCGTCGAGCGATTCAAAGTCCACCTTCTTGCAAAAGGTTATACATAGACTTAAggggttgacttctttgagacgttTTAACCAGTGGTAAGGTTAGGTACTATTTGCCTAATTTATCTCTCTCACAGTTCAGCAGGATTGGCCTCTTTtccaacttgatgtgaaaaatgcatttctgtATGGTGATCTTTCTGAAACGGTTTATATacaacaaccacctggttttgaaagttagggggagtgttccaatgtatgcaaactcaaaaaggctatctatggacttaaacaaagtccttGCGCATGGTTTCATAAACTTAGTGAGATTCTATCTAAGTGTGGTTTTCAAAGATCTCAACTTGATcattcattgtttatcaagTGCAGCACAgatggtatagtgatattgattgtatatatTGATGACATTGTTATCACAAGGGAAAGTAATCAAAAGATGGCTAAGACAAAGAAGTTtctacagaaacactttgtcacaaaagaccttggtcaactccattattttcttggtattgaagtggctcgtagtagtaaagggGTTGTGATGTCTcagaggaaatatgttcttgatcttctgcagtAAAAAAGATTATTGAGGGCCAAACCTACCACACTTCGTATGAATCCCCGAATTCATAtttatgatgatgaatcagagaCTTTTGACTCtcgatcttacagatctctgatcGGAAAACTATTATATTTGACAATCGCTCatccagacattagctttgctgtgaataagctaagtcaattcatgcaatCCTCAGAAAGTTCATTCGGAGACTACCTTAATGGTggtaaaatacttgaaatcagccccgggaaaggggttATGATTCAAAAGGGGAGAAAGTGTGGGCATAGtagcatatagtgatgctggTTATGCATGGTCAGTAGATGACAGAAGATCTACTACAGGTTTTTACATCTTTGTTGGAgggaatcttatttcttggagaaagaagaaacaaaatgtggttgctagatctAGTGCTAAGtttgagtatagagctatggcccAAACTTCAGCTGAAATGTCTTGGATCAAATCGGTGCTTATAGAATTGGGGATTTTAGTGAACCTttcaatgaagatgtattgcgataaaaGAGCAACAACCTATATTGCAAATAACCgtgtttttcatgagaggacaaaacacattgaagtagcttgtcattatgttcgggaCTTGGTATAAGGAGTCATTAGCACTGTTCATGTCtcttctgaagatcaagcagCTGACATGTTTACTAAGGCGCTTCCCATCAACgatttcttgagaggatgtaacaagctgagcatgattgatagctatgctccagcttgaggggggtTGTTAAATACTTTTAGAAGTTGATTAGaggttttctaaaattttagaaagttggAAGGGTCCACTTTATTGTTATCTTATTTCTTGTGGACTAATTTTGTAAAGTTGTCAACACaacctaatctcttttaatatgagatttgGGTTACGTGAATGAGAATCTgaatgttttctctctctctctctctctttcttgttcctctcttcctcccatATTGAACAtttataataattattttttccaaaattcattttaataaaACCTCAACATGCTAAA
Above is a window of Nymphaea colorata isolate Beijing-Zhang1983 chromosome 8, ASM883128v2, whole genome shotgun sequence DNA encoding:
- the LOC116258689 gene encoding probable indole-3-acetic acid-amido synthetase GH3.1 isoform X2, translated to MEKEGSLRLRRIAMKEEEVEPLEFIEEMTSHVDEVQKMVLDDILSTNANVEYLQRHGIFGRSIDRKTFKSKLPIIEYEDILPGIQRIANGDPSPIFSAQPISELLTSSGTSGGEQKMIPVTANHHEGIYTNFGWLIPAVMNKNISGLDKGKVLFFFLTRRETKSPAGIIMRTVLTSYFKSPQFLCKHYANINYTSSIPSIHCTDVFQSLYAQMLAGLADRLAIFQIGSTFAPIFRQAIHFLKRHYQELAADIEHGTVNPQVTDTAVRAALGNALTPDPENAEHVRKECSSGVFQGIIRRIWPNTKFLDLIVTGPMAQYIPSLNFYSGDLPLTSTPYGSSECFFGLTLCPFTKPDDIAYTIMLTWPTLSFCLSSLHMILAHVEDGKEYELMVTTYFGLYRYKIGDVLRVANFYNKAPQFHIVGRKNVCLSIDVDKTEETELQKAIAASELAHLRPHNARVLDYSCYTDVKTIPGHYVIYCELSPINHSENSSFSRVIDQCCLTIEQSLNSVYRTLNAYYKTIGPLEIKLVKDGAFHEVMDHATARSASAAHFILEILEARVVSTHFSPGVPSW
- the LOC116258689 gene encoding probable indole-3-acetic acid-amido synthetase GH3.1 isoform X1; amino-acid sequence: MEKEGSLRLRRIAMKEEEVEPLEFIEEMTSHVDEVQKMVLDDILSTNANVEYLQRHGIFGRSIDRKTFKSKLPIIEYEDILPGIQRIANGDPSPIFSAQPISELLTSSGTSGGEQKMIPVTANHHEGIYTNFGWLIPAVMNKNISGLDKGKVLFFFLTRRETKSPAGIIMRTVLTSYFKSPQFLCKHYANINYTSSIPSIHCTDVFQSLYAQMLAGLADRLAIFQIGSTFAPIFRQAIHFLKRHYQELAADIEHGTVNPQVTDTAVRAALGNALTPDPENAEHVRKECSSGVFQGIIRRIWPNTKFLDLIVTGPMAQYIPSLNFYSGDLPLTSTPYGSSECFFGLTLCPFTKPDDIAYTIMLTWPTLSFCLSSLHMILAHVEDGKEYELMVLVLLPDTDDSTMFPFPKIGSSLYRYKIGDVLRVANFYNKAPQFHIVGRKNVCLSIDVDKTEETELQKAIAASELAHLRPHNARVLDYSCYTDVKTIPGHYVIYCELSPINHSENSSFSRVIDQCCLTIEQSLNSVYRTLNAYYKTIGPLEIKLVKDGAFHEVMDHATARSASAAHFILEILEARVVSTHFSPGVPSW